The DNA window agacgaggacggcggcgaggagtgattttgttttactttttaaaattaatgcactttttaatttttgtacttttttaaaattattgtacttttttttaaaaattaatgtactttttaagttttaatattattattcgaattttccgtatttgtctcgtaaattaaattccgtatgttgatacgagtgtaaattaaattatataattgttattagtgatgtggataggtagtgtgaaggctatgtgaaggctatttgatatccagttgatgtggcaagctgatgtggcaggagaattgtagtgctgatgatgtggcagtgtgaaggctatgtgagggctatttgacgtccagtcttactggagatgctctccTGCAATCAAGACAGAATAAAATGATGAAATCGAGCTTTAGGGCTTATAAACACAGTAtaccaaaccctaattttttttatcacgaTTAATCTTCACCATCTAATAAGTACATTCAACCAAACAGCACCTTAAAGCGCTCGAATTAGACACCCCAATCCTTACATGTGTCCAAAAGCTATTCGCTACATATATCCCCATTGCTTACTTCTCCCGCTTTTAACCTCTACAAATACTCCATTCTCCCTCCACTCTTCCCAAACACACTCCCCATCTCTCTCTATTCACTAGTTTGATTTTTCCAAGTAGTGACTAATTCAAGAGCAACAATTTGTgaaaaattgagatttaatcaaTGGGAAGGCAAGCACTCTTATTAGCAAACATGGACAATTACAAGACCTCCTCATCCACATCCTCCGCCGCCTCCAGCGACGACTACGCCCTCGACCGCCTCAGCGCCGACAGCTCCCCACTCATGATGTCCCCATGGAACCACGCCTCCCCCCTCCCAAAACTCCCATGGGCGCCGCCGCCAGCCGCCCTCTTCGGAACCCTCCGCCGCAAGGAGGGCCACATATGCTCCCTCGCCGCCAAGGACGGCCTCCTCTACACCGGCTCCGACAGCAAGAACATCCACACGTGGAGAGACATGAAGGAATTCAGCTCCTTCAAGTGCCGCAGCGGCTTCGTCAAGGCCATCGTCATCTCCGGCGACAAAATCTTCACCGGCCACCAAGACGGCAGGATCCGCATCTGGACGACTGTCAGCGGGACCCACAGGCAGATCGGCACGCTTCCCTCGTTCTTCGCCGTGGTTAAGGCCTCCATGCGGCCGAAGAACTCAGGGCCGGACCTGAGGGGGGGCAAGTGGAGCGGCCGCCCTGGGCCCCCAAATTTGCAGGGCCCCTCCCTAGCctcaggtatatatatatatattatatatatgtaaacCCATATATCCTTTTCTAGTATGACCATTGCCAAAAGTATTGCATCTGAAATGGGTGTAGAGCCATCATTTTCAGTGAAGCGCAAGGCTTATCGCATATTATTTACTGTGCCTGTGACTCAGGGCCGGACCTGAGGGGGGGCAAGTGGAGCGGCCGCCCTGGGCCCCCAAATTTGCAGGGCCCCTCCCTAGCctcaggtatatatatatatatattatatatatgtaaacCCATATATCCTTTTCTAGTATGACCATTGCCAAAAGTATTGCATCTGAAATGGGTGTAGAGCCATCATTTTCAGTGAAGCGCAAGGCTTATCGCATATTATTTACTGTGCCTGTGACTGTGGCATCGGCAGAAAGAAGCTTTTCAAAGTTGAAACTGTTGAAGAATTATTTAAGATCTACGATGTCTCAACAACGGCTGAACGGGCTTGCCACTTTATGTATTGAGAAGAAATTATTAGACGAGGTTGACAGCAACACCATCATCAACGACTTCGCATCAAGAAATGTTAGAAGAAATTTTTTAAGGTAATATGTAATAATTATTTGAAGTGAATTTCTTTTGATATGCTATTAGTTTTTTGCTGGATGAAACTTATTataaaatggaaggaaaaaatatataaatagggCCTCAACTTTTAGTCTCGCCCCGGGTCTTTGGAACCTCAGGACCGGCGCTGGAAGAACTACGTCCCCGTGGCGGCGAAGCACAACCGCGCGGCGCTGTGGATCAAGCACGCCGACGCGGTGTCATCGCTGAGCATGAGCGAGGAGAGCGGCCTCCTCTACTCGGCCTCGTGGGACGGGACGTTCAAAGTGTGGCGAATCCAGGACTCGAAATGCGTGGAGTCCGTGGCGGCGCACGGCGACGCCGTCAACGCCGTGGCGGCGGGGGCCGGCGGGGTGGTCTACACGGGCTCGGCGGACGGCGCGGTGAAGGTGTGGAGGAGGGAGGCGGCGGCGGGGCGGCACCGCCTGCACCGGACGCTGCTGCGGCAGGACAGCGCCGTGACGGCGCTGGCCGTCGGCGGGGAGGGAGCGGTGGTGTACAGCGGGTCATCGGACGGGGCGGTGAACTTCTGggaggtggagaaggaggagctGACCCACGGCGGGGTTCTGAGGGGCCACGAGCTGGCGGTGCTGTGCCTGGCGGCGGCCGGGGACCTCGTGCTGAGTGGCTCAGCGGATAAGACGATATGCGTGTGGAGGAGGGATAGGGGGGTGGAGCACACGCGCCTGGCGGTGTTGGCGGGGCACGTGGGCCCGGTGAAGTGCCTCGCGGTGGAGGCGGACGGCGGCGATGATGGGAAATGGAGGGTTTA is part of the Salvia splendens isolate huo1 chromosome 6, SspV2, whole genome shotgun sequence genome and encodes:
- the LOC121809439 gene encoding uncharacterized protein LOC121809439 isoform X2, producing the protein MGRQALLLANMDNYKTSSSTSSAASSDDYALDRLSADSSPLMMSPWNHASPLPKLPWAPPPAALFGTLRRKEGHICSLAAKDGLLYTGSDSKNIHTWRDMKEFSSFKCRSGFVKAIVISGDKIFTGHQDGRIRIWTTVSGTHRQIGTLPSFFAVVKASMRPKNSGPDLRGGKWSGRPGPPNLQGPSLASAIIFSEAQGLSHIIYCACDSGPDLRGGKWSGRPGPPNLQGPSLASVKRKAYRILFTVPVTVASAERSFSKLKLLKNYLRSTMSQQRLNGLATLCIEKKLLDEVDSNTIINDFASRNVRRNFLRKKYINRASTFSLAPGLWNLRTGAGRTTSPWRRSTTARRCGSSTPTRCHR
- the LOC121809439 gene encoding uncharacterized protein LOC121809439 isoform X5, producing MGRQALLLANMDNYKTSSSTSSAASSDDYALDRLSADSSPLMMSPWNHASPLPKLPWAPPPAALFGTLRRKEGHICSLAAKDGLLYTGSDSKNIHTWRDMKEFSSFKCRSGFVKAIVISGDKIFTGHQDGRIRIWTTVSGTHRQIGTLPSFFAVVKASMRPKNSGPDLRGGKWSGRPGPPNLQGPSLASAIIFSEAQGLSHIIYCACDSGPDLRGGKWSGRPGPPNLQGPSLASEPSFSVKRKAYRILFTVPVTVASAERSFSKLKLLKNYLRSTMSQQRLNGLATLCIEKKLLDEVDSNTIINDFASRNVRRNFLRTGAGRTTSPWRRSTTARRCGSSTPTRCHR
- the LOC121809439 gene encoding uncharacterized protein LOC121809439 isoform X1 gives rise to the protein MGRQALLLANMDNYKTSSSTSSAASSDDYALDRLSADSSPLMMSPWNHASPLPKLPWAPPPAALFGTLRRKEGHICSLAAKDGLLYTGSDSKNIHTWRDMKEFSSFKCRSGFVKAIVISGDKIFTGHQDGRIRIWTTVSGTHRQIGTLPSFFAVVKASMRPKNSGPDLRGGKWSGRPGPPNLQGPSLASAIIFSEAQGLSHIIYCACDSGPDLRGGKWSGRPGPPNLQGPSLASEPSFSVKRKAYRILFTVPVTVASAERSFSKLKLLKNYLRSTMSQQRLNGLATLCIEKKLLDEVDSNTIINDFASRNVRRNFLRKKYINRASTFSLAPGLWNLRTGAGRTTSPWRRSTTARRCGSSTPTRCHR
- the LOC121809439 gene encoding uncharacterized protein LOC121809439 isoform X3; the encoded protein is MGRQALLLANMDNYKTSSSTSSAASSDDYALDRLSADSSPLMMSPWNHASPLPKLPWAPPPAALFGTLRRKEGHICSLAAKDGLLYTGSDSKNIHTWRDMKEFSSFKCRSGFVKAIVISGDKIFTGHQDGRIRIWTTVSGTHRQIGTLPSFFAVVKASMRPKNSGPDLRGGKWSGRPGPPNLQGPSLASAIIFSEAQGLSHIIYCACDSGPDLRGGKWSGRPGPPNLQGPSLASEPSFSVKRKAYRILFTVPVTVASAERSFSKLKLLKNYLRSTMSQQRLNGLATLCIEKKLLDEVDSNTIINDFASRNVRRNFLRASTFSLAPGLWNLRTGAGRTTSPWRRSTTARRCGSSTPTRCHR
- the LOC121809439 gene encoding uncharacterized protein LOC121809439 isoform X6, which gives rise to MGRQALLLANMDNYKTSSSTSSAASSDDYALDRLSADSSPLMMSPWNHASPLPKLPWAPPPAALFGTLRRKEGHICSLAAKDGLLYTGSDSKNIHTWRDMKEFSSFKCRSGFVKAIVISGDKIFTGHQDGRIRIWTTVSGTHRQIGTLPSFFAVVKASMRPKNSGPDLRGGKWSGRPGPPNLQGPSLASAIIFSEAQGLSHIIYCACDSGPDLRGGKWSGRPGPPNLQGPSLASERSFSKLKLLKNYLRSTMSQQRLNGLATLCIEKKLLDEVDSNTIINDFASRNVRRNFLRKKYINRASTFSLAPGLWNLRTGAGRTTSPWRRSTTARRCGSSTPTRCHR
- the LOC121809439 gene encoding uncharacterized protein LOC121809439 isoform X4 codes for the protein MGRQALLLANMDNYKTSSSTSSAASSDDYALDRLSADSSPLMMSPWNHASPLPKLPWAPPPAALFGTLRRKEGHICSLAAKDGLLYTGSDSKNIHTWRDMKEFSSFKCRSGFVKAIVISGDKIFTGHQDGRIRIWTTVSGTHRQIGTLPSFFAVVKASMRPKNSGPDLRGGKWSGRPGPPNLQGPSLASGPDLRGGKWSGRPGPPNLQGPSLASEPSFSVKRKAYRILFTVPVTVASAERSFSKLKLLKNYLRSTMSQQRLNGLATLCIEKKLLDEVDSNTIINDFASRNVRRNFLRKKYINRASTFSLAPGLWNLRTGAGRTTSPWRRSTTARRCGSSTPTRCHR
- the LOC121809439 gene encoding uncharacterized protein LOC121809439 isoform X7, which codes for MGRQALLLANMDNYKTSSSTSSAASSDDYALDRLSADSSPLMMSPWNHASPLPKLPWAPPPAALFGTLRRKEGHICSLAAKDGLLYTGSDSKNIHTWRDMKEFSSFKCRSGFVKAIVISGDKIFTGHQDGRIRIWTTVSGTHRQIGTLPSFFAVVKASMRPKNSGPDLRGGKWSGRPGPPNLQGPSLASGPDLRGGKWSGRPGPPNLQGPSLASVKRKAYRILFTVPVTVASAERSFSKLKLLKNYLRSTMSQQRLNGLATLCIEKKLLDEVDSNTIINDFASRNVRRNFLRKKYINRASTFSLAPGLWNLRTGAGRTTSPWRRSTTARRCGSSTPTRCHR
- the LOC121809439 gene encoding uncharacterized protein LOC121809439 isoform X8 — translated: MGRQALLLANMDNYKTSSSTSSAASSDDYALDRLSADSSPLMMSPWNHASPLPKLPWAPPPAALFGTLRRKEGHICSLAAKDGLLYTGSDSKNIHTWRDMKEFSSFKCRSGFVKAIVISGDKIFTGHQDGRIRIWTTVSGTHRQIGTLPSFFAVVKASMRPKNSGPDLRGGKWSGRPGPPNLQGPSLASGPDLRGGKWSGRPGPPNLQGPSLASERSFSKLKLLKNYLRSTMSQQRLNGLATLCIEKKLLDEVDSNTIINDFASRNVRRNFLRKKYINRASTFSLAPGLWNLRTGAGRTTSPWRRSTTARRCGSSTPTRCHR
- the LOC121809439 gene encoding uncharacterized protein LOC121809439 isoform X9; this encodes MGRQALLLANMDNYKTSSSTSSAASSDDYALDRLSADSSPLMMSPWNHASPLPKLPWAPPPAALFGTLRRKEGHICSLAAKDGLLYTGSDSKNIHTWRDMKEFSSFKCRSGFVKAIVISGDKIFTGHQDGRIRIWTTVSGTHRQIGTLPSFFAVVKASMRPKNSGPDLRGGKWSGRPGPPNLQGPSLASEPSFSVKRKAYRILFTVPVTVASAERSFSKLKLLKNYLRSTMSQQRLNGLATLCIEKKLLDEVDSNTIINDFASRNVRRNFLRKKYINRASTFSLAPGLWNLRTGAGRTTSPWRRSTTARRCGSSTPTRCHR
- the LOC121809439 gene encoding uncharacterized protein LOC121809439 isoform X10, with translation MGRQALLLANMDNYKTSSSTSSAASSDDYALDRLSADSSPLMMSPWNHASPLPKLPWAPPPAALFGTLRRKEGHICSLAAKDGLLYTGSDSKNIHTWRDMKEFSSFKCRSGFVKAIVISGDKIFTGHQDGRIRIWTTVSGTHRQIGTLPSFFAVVKASMRPKNSGPDLRGGKWSGRPGPPNLQGPSLASVKRKAYRILFTVPVTVASAERSFSKLKLLKNYLRSTMSQQRLNGLATLCIEKKLLDEVDSNTIINDFASRNVRRNFLRKKYINRASTFSLAPGLWNLRTGAGRTTSPWRRSTTARRCGSSTPTRCHR
- the LOC121809439 gene encoding protein JINGUBANG-like isoform X11 — translated: MGRQALLLANMDNYKTSSSTSSAASSDDYALDRLSADSSPLMMSPWNHASPLPKLPWAPPPAALFGTLRRKEGHICSLAAKDGLLYTGSDSKNIHTWRDMKEFSSFKCRSGFVKAIVISGDKIFTGHQDGRIRIWTTVSGTHRQIGTLPSFFAVVKASMRPKNYVPVAAKHNRAALWIKHADAVSSLSMSEESGLLYSASWDGTFKVWRIQDSKCVESVAAHGDAVNAVAAGAGGVVYTGSADGAVKVWRREAAAGRHRLHRTLLRQDSAVTALAVGGEGAVVYSGSSDGAVNFWEVEKEELTHGGVLRGHELAVLCLAAAGDLVLSGSADKTICVWRRDRGVEHTRLAVLAGHVGPVKCLAVEADGGDDGKWRVYSGSLDNSVKVWSV